The genomic interval GGTTTTACCCTAGGACGCTCCTTGCGGTTACATACTTTAGGTACCCCCAACTTCCATGGCTTGACGGGCGGTGTGTACAAGGCCCGGGAACGTATTCACCGTATCATTGCTGATATACGATTACTAGCGAATCCAACTTCAAGAGGTCGAGTTGCAGACCTCTATCCGAACTGTGAATGGCTTTTGGAGATTTGCTTGCTGTTACCAGCTTGCTGCCCTCTGTACCATCCATTGTAGCACGTGTGTAGCCCCGGACGTAAGGGCCATGATGACTTGACGTCGTCCCCTCCTTCCTCTCTGTTTGCACAGGCAGTCTGTTTAGAGTCCCCACCATTACGTGCTGGCAACTAAACATAGGGGTTGCGCTCGTTGCGGGACTTAACCCAACACCTCACGGCACGAGCTGACGACAGCCATGCAGCACCTAGTTTCGTGTCCTTGCGGACTCATCTATCTCTAAATGATTCACTAACTTTCAAGCCCGGGTAAGGTTCCTCGCGTATCATCGAATTAAACCACATGCTCCTCCGCTTGTGCGGGCCCCCGTCAATTCCTTTGAGTTTCAATCTTGCGACCGTACTCCCCAGGTGGAATACTTAACGCTTTCGCTTAGCCGCTAACTGTGTATCGCTAACAGCGAGTATTCATCGTTTAGGGCGTGGACTACCAGGGTATCTAATCCTGTTTGATCCCCACGCTTTCGTGCCTCAGCGTCAATTTAACCATAGTAAGCTGCCTTCGCAATCGGTGTTCTGTGACATATCTATGCATTTCACCGCTACTTGTCACATTCCGCCTACCTCTAGTTCATTCAAGCTCTTCAGTATCAAGGGCACTGCGATGGTTGAGCCACCGTCTTTCACCCCTGACTTAAAAAGCCGCCTACGCACCCTTTAAACCCAATAAATCCGGATAACGCTTGGATCCTCCGTATTACCGCGGCTGCTGGCACGGAGTTAGCCGATCCTTATTCCTTCGGTACATTCAGCTATCTACACGTAGATAGGTTTATTCCCGAATAAAAGCAGTTTACGACCCAGAGGGCTGTCTTCCTGCACGCGGCATGGCTGGTTCAGAGTTGCCTCCATTGACCAATATTCCTTACTGCTGCCTCCCGTAGGAGTCTGGTCCGTGTCTCAGTACCAGTGTGGGGGGTCATCCTCTCAGATCCCCTAGACATCGTGGTCTTGGTGGGCCGTTACCCCGCCAACTAACTAATGTCACGCATGCCCATCTTAATCCTATAAATATTTGATCATTGCACAATGCTGTGCTGTGATTTTATGCGGTGTTAATCCGAATTTCTTCGGGCTATCCCCCTGATTAAGGTAGGTTGCATACGCGTTACGCACCCGTGCGCCACTTTCCTCTCTAGCAAGCTAAAGAGTATCGTTCGACTTGCATGTATTAGGCCTGCCGCTAGCGTTCATCCTGAGCCAGGATCAAACTCTCCATTGTAAAATGTTATGTTTGAACACTGACCATTCTTAACTTGTATTAATAATAGTCTTATTCTTATTTGTCTGTCAGAATAGACTTAAAAAACTCGCGCGGTTCATGTACTTTGAACTTGTACTAGCTTACCTCGCTACGTTTGTAAATGACATCTCTTTAATGAACTTCTCGACAGTACCTCACGGCCAGTCTTTATATGTTGCAATGTTATTCCTTCTATTTCTCAGGTCTTCATGTTCCTGATTCATTTCCGGTATTTCATCGTTTCAGTCTTGTTATTGTGATCTGCTAACATCCGTTAGTGATCTTCCCGTTTTTGTTGGGACTGCAAAGGTAGAAATCTTTTTCGTTTTGTCAAGCTTTTTATTTTTTATTTTCAGAAAGTTTTAATTCCTTCCCAGGAGCTTAACAACAACCTCTACTTCACATCCTTTCAATCTTCAGCACTACATCTTTTTCACTCTTTCCCTTCCTCCGAAGCGGGATGCAAAAGTAGGAAAATTATACCGCCCACCAAACAATAACGCACTTATAATTGTATACAATCCCTAACTGCATGATTCTCAACACGAAATACTTCAAACTAAATCCCCCCGCAGCAGCAACCAGCCTGGATTGATTTTAAAAACCGCCAGAAACCTTTACAGCCTATAGCTAATTGGTGCTTTAAACGGTTCAAAAGGAATTCCAAAACCGACAGGCTGCACAGCAATTCCAGCCTCCAAACCTCATGATCAGACGATATAAAGTACAGAAAAACTCAAAACATGGCCTCGTCGTATAAAACAGGTATTTAAAAGGGGTTAAATAGTGCCTTGAAATGACCTTGGAATGAGGTTGGGATGAGGTTGGAATGACCTTGCAATGACCACAGTCATTCCAACCTCATCCCAAGATCTTTTCAAGGTCGTTCTAATACACTACAGTAGTACTTCTATACCATAAGTGTACTCAAATCACTTGACATGACAGGAGAATTTTACTGATTTCACTTGACTTCCACCTCAAAAGCAACCTGCTGAAGAAGAAACAGACAAAAACACTATATAAAATGACTTATTATGCTCGTGAAGAAAATAGATTTGTGGTAATTTGCTTATCCCCTACACAATATGTATCTGGTTTATCAAAAAAAATCAAATCAAAATAGTATCAAGCCCATAGCTAACGGGCTGATTCATTAAAAAATAAAATCTTAAGCTATAAGGAGATCAAGCAACATCCTAAGAAAGCTGGGGCGCCTTCCCTTCCATAGTTTGCTTGTTGATCATAATGACCGCATCATCTAATTCTTTAGAAGATATCGCAAGAAAGTTTATTAATTCCAGCACATCCTGGTTAACCGGAGAATCCTTAATCAAACTAATCAGTGCAAGTATATTACTGAGTGGCCTTCTCACCTGATGAGAATTCAGCCAGGCAATCTCTTTAAGCTGCTCATTCTGGCTTAACAACTGCTGCTCATATTTTTTTTGTTTATCAATATCCTGCATCGCCCCTATCATCCGGACAGGTTCTCCACACTGATCAAAAATCGCATAACCACGATCCCTTATATATTTGAAAGAACCATCAGCACACATATACCGGTATTCCGCAAAAAAATATTTCTGTTTATCCGTCAGGATTTTCTGAAAGGATTCCATGACCGATAAACGATCATCAGGATGGATCTTTTCCATGGCCCTGAAAATATCATGACTTGAATCTTTTGAATACCCATAAGTTTCATTATACCCCTGCATCCATTTCACCTGATCAGATACGAAATCATAATCCCAGATTACATCATTGGTTGCATGGTTGACCATTTCATACAAATGAAGCAAATCATTAATCTTCTTTTCATCTTTAATTGACTTGTCTATATCTAAGACCATGACCAGATATGCTCCATCCTTCAATAAAGGAACACGATGAAAAGTTATTTTCACATAAAAACATTCTCCATTTTTCTTCCGGTGCAACCAGACCTCAGAATCAAGGTCAGTCTCCCTACAGTGATCCATTAAATCCCTGATACGTTGATGCTC from Pedobacter sp. WC2423 carries:
- a CDS encoding PAS domain-containing protein translates to MKNLSLLKIIVFYLSLGCIALLVGHGLINWTSIVLKYETLLNSHILLDLILMVIGALILFFTIRFYQKNQEATELNYQRLFNSSPLPIYVVAKSNFKILSVNAAMTKLYGYTLDEFSEMTTLDIRPEQEHQRIRDLMDHCRETDLDSEVWLHRKKNGECFYVKITFHRVPLLKDGAYLVMVLDIDKSIKDEKKINDLLHLYEMVNHATNDVIWDYDFVSDQVKWMQGYNETYGYSKDSSHDIFRAMEKIHPDDRLSVMESFQKILTDKQKYFFAEYRYMCADGSFKYIRDRGYAIFDQCGEPVRMIGAMQDIDKQKKYEQQLLSQNEQLKEIAWLNSHQVRRPLSNILALISLIKDSPVNQDVLELINFLAISSKELDDAVIMINKQTMEGKAPQLS